The genomic interval AATGTAATCAAGATCCTGCACTCAACACCTCGTTGACGTCGGTAAATAGATGATTCGGATTATTCCGGATTCGGTTCGTCTGAATTCGCTTCCAGTGCCGTCACTACCGGGTTGGCGTACATATCCAGCAAGTACGGACGGATGGCCGGATCACAGGCGTCCAGGCGCCGATCCATTTCGGCCTCGGCAGCTTCCATTTCCGCCGGTGACCAGGCTTCGGCCGTCACCACGGTATCGCTGACGGTGTCAGGTGTGGCGTGGGCATCGGGGTGAACACCACGGGCATGGTACGCGACCAGGTTGGAAGCATGCAGGTGGTAGTTGGCGTGCATTTCCCGATCAATCAGCGCAGACATTGCCTTGGCGTCGTCCGGGGCGTTTTGAATGGGCTTGCCAAAATGAACGTGCACATGGCCCTTGAAGCCGGTCAGGCCCTTCATGATCTGATCGGTGTCTTCACCTTCGGCCTTGGTGTAGTTGCCAGTGCGGGCGCGCGCTTCCAGCTCTCGGGCCTTGTCTTCGTCGCAAGGGTCGTACTCATAGGCGATGGAGACAGGAACCACGTGCAGCCGGTTCATGGCCTCTGCAAAACTGAGCCCGCTCTTTTTGCGGCTCATGTAGAACATCTTGATGATGGCGGGATCGGTAAAATCGAGGCCGTCTTTGGCCCGACCTTCCCGCTGTGCAATCCAGATGCTGTTGTTGGTATCGATGCTGTGGTTAATAAAACCAGACAGCGTTAGATAAGCGTCCCGCATTTCCCGCGGGCTCGTCATGTTGCGACGAACCACAAAGCTTTTGTTCAGTCGCATCATTTCCGCAAACACGCGGTTGGCGAGCAGGTTGTCACCAATGGCGATGCGAGTGGTGTGAAAGCCGTTCTGGAACAGCAGGTAGTTCACCACCATCGGGTCGAAGACGATATCCCGGTGGTTGGAGATGAACAGGTGCGCGCTGTTTTTGTCCAGGTTTTCGAGGCCACTGGCAGTAACCCGTGATGTGGTGCCGTCTACCAGTTCCCCGACATAGGAAGACAAGCTGGCTTGCAGATCATCAACCCGGTGGTAATGGCCAAAATGGTTTGCCAGCCAGCGGCGAATGAACACTCTGAGCACTGCCGGGGCCCAACGGGCTAGTGTCGGCGATTTGAACCGGCCGACCATGTCGAGAAATTCCTGATCGTTTACCAGGCGCTGAATGGCCGGGCCGGTCTCTTCGTCCGAATACGGACGGATGGCATCAAATTCCTGCATGGAAGCCCTGTTATTATCGGTGTCTGTCACAGAATTCCGCTAAACGGTGATTCAAAAACGCGGTATTGTAGCGTTTCTCACGCTTTTTTGCCTCCATCCCCTACTATGGGGTTTCGCCACCCTCACCAATGAATCTGTCGGTGAATCTGGTATCATTCGCGCCCACGCAATTTGACCCTGCAATCCTGCCGGCAAACACGTCGGTTAACCGGTTACCTTATGCATTTTGATCAGAACTTCGAAGAACTGAGCACAGAGCGCCCTACCACCTCCCGCAGGGATCCCGAACAGGTGCTCCACGAGGTATTCGGGTACGAAACCTTCCGGCCGTTGCAGGGCGACATCATCCGGGAAGTGGTCGATGGCCGTGATGCCCTGGTGCTGATGCCAACCGGGGGTGGTAAATCCCTGTGTTACCAGGTGCCGGCCCTGGTTCGGCCCGGTACCGCCGTGGTCATCTCGCCGTTGATAGCCTTGATGCAGGATCAGGTTGCAGCGCTGAAGGAGCTGGGCGTGAACGCGGCGTTCCTGAACTCCACCATGGACATGGAGCAGGCACGGGCTACCGAATACGCGTTGGCAACGGGCGAACTCGATTTGCTGTATTGCGCGCCCGAGCGATTAATCCAGCCACGTACCATTGATCTGTTGCACGACGCATCGATCTCTCTGTTCGCCATCGACGAAGCTCACTGTGTATCCCAGTGGGGCCATGATTTCAGGTCTGACTACCTTCAGCTGAGTATGCTGGCCAACGAATTTCCGACGGTTCCACGCATCGCCCTGACCGCCACCGCCGACGAGCGCACCCGTAAGGAGATTGCCGAGCGGCTGTCCCTCACCGAAGCTCGGCACTTTGTTAGCGGCTTTGACCGCCCGAACATCCAGTACCGAATTGCACCTAAAATCAATGCAAACAAGCAATTACTGGATTTTATTAAAGCAGAACATGATGGCGAGTGCGGAATCGTTTACTGCATGTCTCGCAACAAGGTGGATGCAACGGCGCGCATGCTGGCCGACAAAGGCTATACCGCTCTGCCGTACCACGCCGGCCTGCCGTCTGAGACACGAGCCCTCCATCAGGAGCGATTCCTGCGCGAAGACGGTGTCATTATTGTGGCCACCATTGCGTTCGGGATGGGTATAGACAAGCCTGACGTTCGGTTTGTGGCCCACCTCGATCTGCCCAAGAGCCTCGAGGCCTACTACCAGGAAACCGGTCGTGCCGGCCGGGACGGCAAACTCTCAACCGCGTGGATGGTCTATGGCCTGCAGGATGTCATCAAGCTGCGCCAGATGCTGGAAGCGTCACAGGGCAACGATCAGTTCAAGCGGGTAGAACGGCAGAAGCTCGACGCCATGCTTGGCCTGTGCGAAGTCACCCGGTGCCGGCGCGAGGTGTTGCTGCGTTATTTCGGGGACACCCAGGATGAGCCCTGCGGCAATTGCGATACCTGCCTGAACCCACCGGAAACCTGGGATGGAACCGTCGCGGTTCAGAAGGCGTTGTCCTGTGTTTTTCGAACGGGCCAGCGCTTCGGTGTCACCTATCTGATTGATGTGCTTCGGGGATCGGAAAACGAACGAATCCTGCAGTCGGGCCACCAGGCAGTGTCCACCTACGGGATTGGTACCGAGTTGTCAGTGAACGAGTGGAAGTCGGTATTCCGGCAGCTGGTTGCCAACGGCTATTTGCGGGCGGACCCCGAGGGCTACGGAGCCCTGCAATTAACGGAGACCTGTCGCCCGCTGCTGCAAGGCAAACAGCCGGTTGAGCTGCGCAAGGATCCGGTGGTTAAGAAAACCTCGTCGAGAGGCCAAGGCAGCCGCAGTGGCGCAGCCATTCGCGATCAGATTACTGATCAGGCGGGTTGGGATGCCCTGCGGGCATGTCGCAAGGAGCTTGCCGACAAACAAGGGGTTCCGCCCTATGTCATCTTCCACGACGCCACTCTGTTCGACATGCTGGAGCGCAAACCCCGATCCCTGGACGAGTTGGCAGAAGTTAGCGGCGTCGGCGCCGCCAAGCTGGAGAAGTACGGCGCCATTTTCCTTGAAACCCTGTCTGGCCTGGAGCGCTCCTAAGCGCTCCACTTACCATTCCCCGCTAACAACTCATTTCGAAAGGCTTATTCGCCCTCAGCTTTGAAGCCCTGCTTTCGAACCCGGTAATGGGCGATTGAGTTGGCAACGTGGTTGCCTTCCTGATCATGCAGCTGGCCTTCAAGAGTGAACTTGGCCCGGCCGGTAGCATCGGCGTCCGCCAGAATACCCTCGACCATTTCCGGTGTAAGTGAGAACTCCACGGTGACATCAGAGTTAGCCGGCTGCAGAAACTGTAGGGTCATCTCCTTCAGAATCGGCGTATAAGAGGGGCCTAAATCAAACAGCGTCAGCACGCCACCGGGTATTTCCGCAACCAGGAAATAGGCGCCGGCATACAAACTGCCAAAGTGGTTCTTGTTGCCCTTCAGGCGAATTCGGGCCTTCACATAGCCCGGCCGCAACTCCTCCACACTGAATCGATTACGGGTGGCAAACGGAATCGACAGGCCGATAATCCGGTTCACGGCGGCATAGCCACCGGTCTTACGGAGCCATGCCAAAGGATTGGCCAGGGTGGCATGGGAGTCTGAGTGCGCAACCCATTGCCCAGTTGCGCCAATAATTGTGTCAATTAGTGCCATTTTCGTGCTCTGTTAGGGAGATTGACTAATCTTCGCACAATTGGCTTCCAGGTGCCTATTACACTCGGAACCGTGACGCATTCTGGTTCAGCGTGTGGCCAATGCTTTCGATCTGCCCACTGTAAACGTCGTTTTCGCTAGCCGCCGCGGCCGCTTCCTGCCCTTGGTCGGCAATGCGCGTAATGGACGAATTCAGCTCTTCGGTGACCGAGGTCTGCTCCTCCGATGCGGTCGCAATCTGAGACGTCATCTGATTAATGGAGGTAATGGCCTCGGCAATGCGATTCAGCGCCTCCATGGCGTCCTGCGCTTTTTCCATGCTGACATTCGAGACCGCCGTGGAGGCATTCATCACGGTAACCGCATTGTTGGCACCCTTTTGCAGACGCTCAATCATGTTATTGATTTCTTCGGTGCTCGATTGGGTTCTCTGAGCCAGGTTCCGGACCTCATCGGCAACCACGGCAAAGCCGCGCCCTGCCTCACCAGCCCGCGCCGCTTCAATGGCTGCGTTCAGCGCCAGCAAATTGGTTTGTTCGGCAATGCCCTGAATCACTTCCAGCACCGTGGTAATGGATGAAACATCCTTGCCCAGGGCGTTGATGACTTCCGCCGCGGAGTTAACTTCTTTAGACAGCTTTTGTACCGCGTCCCGAGATGCTGCAACGGTTTCCAGCGAAGCGCGACTGTCGTTATCGGCGGTATTGGCGGCATCGGCGGTTTGCTGGGCATTCTGCGCGATTTCACCAGCTGCAGCGGACATTTCATTGATGGCGGTCGCCACCATGTCGATCTCCGACTGCTGCTGCTCAACGCTGGAACGGCTGGTGCTGGCGGTCTCGCGCAGTGAGCGTACGTTGCTGCCCAGCTCCTCGCTGCCGCGCTGAACATCACGAACCACGGTCTGAATGTTTTCGACAAAGCGGTTAAAGCTCTTCGCCAGTTGACCAAATTCATCACTGGCGCGGGTGTCGAGTCTCTGGGTGAGATCGGCATCGCCAGTACCAATGTCGGCCATTGCGGTGTTCAGGCGACGTAAGGGCGCCATCAATACCTTTATGCCAAAGTGCAACACAACAAGGGAGATCACCAAGCCGATAACGGCCATCAACAACCCGGTCATGCGGGCGCTTTGAACCGGCGCACTGATCAGGTCCTGGTTGACGAAGGTGCCTAGATACCAATCGACGCCACGGGCATCTTCGATCGCGTGAAAGCTGGCTTCCCAGGACGCGTCATCGTCCTGGTATTGGTGAGCGCGTCCATCGAGGCTCGGGGCTTTGCCGATCAGGGTCTTGATGTTTTTCCCGATCAGTGCCTGGTTGGGGTGAAACAGCACAATACCTTTGGCGTTGATCAATGCCGCATAGCCCGTGTTCGCCAGGGTCACGGTCTCCAGTGTTTTTTCGATGTCGCCCAGGCCAATATCTCCGCCGGCAACGCCCTTGTAAGCACCACGCT from Marinobacter sp. LA51 carries:
- a CDS encoding 1-acyl-sn-glycerol-3-phosphate acyltransferase; its protein translation is MQEFDAIRPYSDEETGPAIQRLVNDQEFLDMVGRFKSPTLARWAPAVLRVFIRRWLANHFGHYHRVDDLQASLSSYVGELVDGTTSRVTASGLENLDKNSAHLFISNHRDIVFDPMVVNYLLFQNGFHTTRIAIGDNLLANRVFAEMMRLNKSFVVRRNMTSPREMRDAYLTLSGFINHSIDTNNSIWIAQREGRAKDGLDFTDPAIIKMFYMSRKKSGLSFAEAMNRLHVVPVSIAYEYDPCDEDKARELEARARTGNYTKAEGEDTDQIMKGLTGFKGHVHVHFGKPIQNAPDDAKAMSALIDREMHANYHLHASNLVAYHARGVHPDAHATPDTVSDTVVTAEAWSPAEMEAAEAEMDRRLDACDPAIRPYLLDMYANPVVTALEANSDEPNPE
- the recQ gene encoding DNA helicase RecQ, giving the protein MHFDQNFEELSTERPTTSRRDPEQVLHEVFGYETFRPLQGDIIREVVDGRDALVLMPTGGGKSLCYQVPALVRPGTAVVISPLIALMQDQVAALKELGVNAAFLNSTMDMEQARATEYALATGELDLLYCAPERLIQPRTIDLLHDASISLFAIDEAHCVSQWGHDFRSDYLQLSMLANEFPTVPRIALTATADERTRKEIAERLSLTEARHFVSGFDRPNIQYRIAPKINANKQLLDFIKAEHDGECGIVYCMSRNKVDATARMLADKGYTALPYHAGLPSETRALHQERFLREDGVIIVATIAFGMGIDKPDVRFVAHLDLPKSLEAYYQETGRAGRDGKLSTAWMVYGLQDVIKLRQMLEASQGNDQFKRVERQKLDAMLGLCEVTRCRREVLLRYFGDTQDEPCGNCDTCLNPPETWDGTVAVQKALSCVFRTGQRFGVTYLIDVLRGSENERILQSGHQAVSTYGIGTELSVNEWKSVFRQLVANGYLRADPEGYGALQLTETCRPLLQGKQPVELRKDPVVKKTSSRGQGSRSGAAIRDQITDQAGWDALRACRKELADKQGVPPYVIFHDATLFDMLERKPRSLDELAEVSGVGAAKLEKYGAIFLETLSGLERS
- a CDS encoding YiiD C-terminal domain-containing protein translates to MALIDTIIGATGQWVAHSDSHATLANPLAWLRKTGGYAAVNRIIGLSIPFATRNRFSVEELRPGYVKARIRLKGNKNHFGSLYAGAYFLVAEIPGGVLTLFDLGPSYTPILKEMTLQFLQPANSDVTVEFSLTPEMVEGILADADATGRAKFTLEGQLHDQEGNHVANSIAHYRVRKQGFKAEGE
- a CDS encoding methyl-accepting chemotaxis protein; amino-acid sequence: MNLSFGQKLLAAFSILLLLAMGAFTLSGDLRLQKTTSTYVDALIDDAVAQSTSSIAQWLNTRLEMTESAALSLERVEDDEQARTLLQAITAGGGFRDVYVGRNDGYMLMKTEKDTASLPADYDPRVRPWYKKAMSMGQASFTEPYRDAATSDTIISTLAPVERGAYKGVAGGDIGLGDIEKTLETVTLANTGYAALINAKGIVLFHPNQALIGKNIKTLIGKAPSLDGRAHQYQDDDASWEASFHAIEDARGVDWYLGTFVNQDLISAPVQSARMTGLLMAVIGLVISLVVLHFGIKVLMAPLRRLNTAMADIGTGDADLTQRLDTRASDEFGQLAKSFNRFVENIQTVVRDVQRGSEELGSNVRSLRETASTSRSSVEQQQSEIDMVATAINEMSAAAGEIAQNAQQTADAANTADNDSRASLETVAASRDAVQKLSKEVNSAAEVINALGKDVSSITTVLEVIQGIAEQTNLLALNAAIEAARAGEAGRGFAVVADEVRNLAQRTQSSTEEINNMIERLQKGANNAVTVMNASTAVSNVSMEKAQDAMEALNRIAEAITSINQMTSQIATASEEQTSVTEELNSSITRIADQGQEAAAAASENDVYSGQIESIGHTLNQNASRFRV